A DNA window from Trypanosoma brucei brucei TREU927 chromosome 11 chr11_scaffold01 genomic scaffold, whole genome shotgun sequence contains the following coding sequences:
- a CDS encoding calmodulin, putative, whose translation MANAVSEKELEEFREMFDLVDTTRSGRISCTELRRLMETLRLRPTEEELEHMLRSADGNDPDNGIDFDGFVAMMSKRVQTDYTPEQLRTAFKLFETDDMPTGFVSTEVLTHALVSYGTEKLTHDDAIRLLSTLDPDRTGRINYLEFVSLVGGGGVM comes from the coding sequence ATGGCAAATGCTGTTAGCGAAAAGGAGTTAGAAGAGTTTCGAGAGATGTTTGATCTTGTGGACACCACCCGCAGCGGCCGCATTTCCTGCACTGAGCTTCGCAGGTTGATGGAGACACTTCGACTTCGACCCACGGAGGAGGAACTCGAGCATATGCTCCGTAGCGCCGACGGTAATGATCCAGACAATGGTATTGATTTTGATGGGTTCGTTGCTATGATGTCGAAGCGAGTACAGACGGATTATACCCCTGAACAGTTGCGTACGGCATTCAAATTGTTTGAAACAGATGACATGCCAACTGGTTTCGTCTCTACAGAAGTTTTGACGCATGCGCTTGTATCATATGGAACGGAGAAACTCACTCACGACGATGCCATTAGGCTTCTCTCCACTCTGGATCCAGACAGAACAGGTCGGATCAATTACCTTGAGTTTGTGTCACTGGTAGGGGGCGGCGGTGTTATGTAG